Within the Triplophysa dalaica isolate WHDGS20190420 chromosome 2, ASM1584641v1, whole genome shotgun sequence genome, the region ttgaaaatcttatttgtcattgatcCTTATACTGTGGGGttgtattgtttgtatttatttatatactggGGTGAAATAACTCGAGGAGAAAAATGTgggatgaaaatgttttaattaaagtagATCGAAATGCCCCCCTGCTTTGTGTCAAGGACACGCTCTCTGTTATCGATCCAAACATGGCAAATGGGACTTTCTATcatataaatcacacaaacgCTCATACCAACAAACGCATTGTGACAGTTTGTCTTTTCCTATCCCTAACAGACCTGAGAGAAATGGTTTTGTCGAGCGGGGGATTATAACAGGGCATCGCGCCTTATCAATATCCCGCGCGCGTCGCGTGCTAATACTACAGCAGCAGTGCGGCTGGTGGCCGCGTGCTCGCTCGATACTGCATTGCAGTGGCACTGACATGATGTGCGTGAAAAGTGGACCAGATTGCATAAGCGATGCGGGACTGCTGCGCCTCGGTCCGCAAACTGCGGCTTGTGAAACCCGATGCGTCGATGGGAAAGAATGGGAGGGGTGTGGTGGGGGTATATCGGAGGATTTGGACCCAACCCGTCGCAGTGAAACATGAGAGAAGGAGCAATTTATTTATTCCAAACAAGCCAACGCACACAGGCTATACAAATAGGTGCTATAAAGCGTTGTATGCAGGGATGTAAGAAGCATTTTGGAACCTAAGGGCGGTTTCACATTTGCACTTTTGGTGGGCACCAGGGTAGAACCTTTTTCCACTAGAGAGAACCATGTGGAAACTTTCAGCCTTTTCATCTAACAGACTTGCAATACCCATCACTTACTATGCTATACTACTCACAACACAATAGATGGCTAGGGAAGTTGTCCCCTAGGTGCACCCCAACTAGGTTTGAAGAAACCAGAACAGGCTGTCTGCTGTTTTTTTCCGCTTTATCACGTTTCGGTGCTAGAGTTCACAGTGCTGCAAAATGTCTGTCACCCCTCCTTCCTTTGCTGAGATCTGTTGCAGTCACAACCTGTTAAAACTGTTCTGACAAGTGCGCATGAGAAATGCCAGTTGAAGCTTTTAAGAGATCTTCTATACAGTGCAAAGGAGAAGGACACGACTTCTCACGACTCTTCAATTCTGTTTAAATACACACTCTCGTGGTTTCATATTTGTGGCCTTCATTTAATGAACTCAtaaattctgttgtcattttctcaccctcatctTGCTCCAAAGTCAAGTGACGttctttcctctgtggaacTAAAGAGGAGAAATTATGTGGAATGACGATGATCCTTTTtcaaacaatgaaaatgaatggtACTGAGGCTGTCAGATACAGATAGCAGTGACTAGAATCtgattgttttttatgaaagaaagcAAGTCAAACATgtcttaaaaaagtaaaaatgcggtttcatttttttagttatttaaaggtttcatttttgtttcattttttcatatCTCCTCCCGTCTTCTCTTTTCTCTGCTTTTCTCTTCTCTTAAGCTCTGCTCTGCTCTCCCCCTCCACACTTTTCGTCTACTCAGCTCTCTCACAGTGCTGAGAGGGAATAAATCAGTGTTTCCCATTTGGCTGCGGTCCATGAAAGATAAATGCTCGCAGAACAAAAGTTCAGCAGAAACAGATGGgtcataaaacattttctctcCTTCTTACTCGCTattgctcactctctctcctcgTGGTCCTCCGATATTGATCTGCTCTCATAATCAATACAAGTGATCATTTCTAAGGGCCTTTCTGTTCATGGAtgatgtaatgaaaataaagagagatGAATATAGTTGGTGAATATGGAATTGAAGAGATGAGGAGGGGTgcttatcaaaaaataaaacactactTTGTATATATTATTCTGCAAAACATTTCTTCAGCATTTTctctaagagagagagagagagagtagggGAAGATCAATCCTGTTTTATGTCTCAGTGGACTCCAGTTGCATCCGCCCTGTTTTTAAAGGCACTACATCAACAGGAAGGTGTTATGTCTGTGGGAAGAGAACCTTGGCGCAGTGCAGCGTTACCCTGAGCGTGAGAGAGCATGTGAATCATGTGATGTGTCCTCAGTGGCCATGTCTTCAGAATGCCACTGAGTGTTGATTCTTACTAGTCAGATTTCAGCATAAATTTATAACATTTGTTTCAATATGCTCTAATTATGCCATTTATGTACAATTCTTAATCTCATTCTGCCAGGAAATGCAACCAGTGCTGAACTGAAAATGCTGGTCATGTTTTTAACTGTGAATGTCAGcactttaaagagatagtttacccagaaattaaaattaatttcatacctgtataaatttgatattttggaagatatttggaagaatgttagcaatcttcagttctgggacatcattgactaccatagtgaaaaaaattgaatacactcttaaagtcccagtgaaataaaaaataacaatgcctatttttcatgaaataatgtcattctcttttaaaaacgGAAGTAAAAACTATCGCAACTACCGAtttactgggactttaaaaataaaggttcttgaaaggttcttcaaaccgatgccatagaagaaccactttggttccacaaagaaccatttagtcacacgttctttaaagaaccatctcgtcaaaggtgccccaactgtttgttttcctaaattctttcaaatatcttattttgtgttcaatagataAAAAATAGGCAATACACATACTTtaatggtagtggatgatgtcacagaactgaaaattgctaacatttttccaaataccctatatctttctttgtgttcatcagaagaaaataatttattaaggtttggaacaacttgagggtgagtaaattatgtcagaaattttatttttgggtgaagtatccggTGAAAAAAGCACTTGCCAAATATCACCTCATTGTGtcctttttctatttttttgtgGGTGGAAGGGTAATTTAATTTGTCAATGCTGGACACTTATTGTTTTTGGCCATTTTAGAATATGGGTAATTGGTGTTGGTTGAGGAGATCCCCACTTTCCATGTAAAGTGATTTGAGTGTCcagaaaagcactatataaatgtaacaaattataatcattatgtagtgaaaacatttgattataaaactggaaatgtgtttttctgcactGTCACATTGAAAAAGGTAAGGCAAGGGAGTGGCTCTGAAAAGTATTTGgacaataaattaataaaaatctgattttatgaaaatgtatgtttctaCTTAGATTTTACGGATGTAAAATATGACTTATATTTCTGTGACCAACTTAAATCACTTACAGAGTTCAATAATCGACATTTCTCAAACAAattgaaataaacaatgaaaatctttatttttatatgaccATATACAGTGTTTCTGTGTTTCATTGAGTAGACCAACAAAATGTCACACTAGGTTGTATCTGCAAAATAACTTTCGCTTTTTTGCCATTTGTTTCAATCACATTATGCTGACTAGTCTAACAATAATTCAGAAAGCCCACAGGTAAGAATAACCAGGTATAGTTACCCTTAAAATCGAATTAAGTTCGATAAGCAAGCTGTCTTCATTTTGAACAGAAACATAACATATTCATGAACACATTAATTTAGAAGAATATGCTATACCTTAAAAAAcgtgtttaatattttaaacagaaacattttcgGACCCTATTTGTGGTCATTGCTATTGTGCATGAGTTGTACCTGTCGATGGCAAACCCAGTCTGAGTCATAAATCCTGATTTAGCActttcattaaaataccatGACACGTGAGGGTGAAGGTCCTTCCATCCTTCATTCTCCAGGTCTGACAGCATCTGTTACATGAAGCCTACAACAGAATCGTGTAGCGATCCCCTGGTAAGACCTGAAAGAGCCACCGGCGCCTCCAATCAATCGCTGCTCTCTTTGGCTGTATACGTGGGATGTTTTTGATGGAAAAAGGTTGCGTGTTATGCGCTGGACTTTGAGCGTCTTGCGTTCCGGTTGCAGTTCCCCAGATCGACACACTGACAGGCGCTGGGCGAGCAGGAAGAGACACTCGGAGATTCGGGGATGCTCGTAGCGGGCTACTAACAAATATCCGTAACAACCGGCCCACGTCAACTTCCATATCCGCACGATTCCTCGCCACGTTCGCTCATCCGGCTCGCTCGAGCAGGTACGTGAACATCATTTCGTTTTACGCCGCTGTCCGTTGAAGGTGGTGCTGAAATTGGCTTGCGTACTGACGAGCCTTTTGCGACGGGGGTTCAACTAAGGTAATGCACCAAGACTACCGGGGTCGAACGATTTctctcataaaaacattttttagggACCCTTGTAGCAAGCTTGGACCGACGGGAGAGGGTAGGTCAAACAGACCCATTAATAGAGAAGTCAACGGTGCAAAGTTCGGATCTCTGACCTCCGGAAGTTGAAAGGTATATTTTCAATGTACAATACGCGTCTTACTACGGTGACGGGCAGTTACGCAAAGCAAACGAATGAGATCAGCACATTTCGATTGCTAGTGAGAGAGCTGATGGTCGATATCAGTTGCACGGAAGGATTTGGTGAAATTGTCGCTGTGTAAGATGTGCATTTTGTCTCGTTATTCTCGATCGCGAAGGGGAAGAACGTTGAAGGGCATTGCATATGCAAAACGTGCTTTCACATTGGACCTTGTGAGCGTTGAAGGACAAAGCGTTATGATGAAGTTATGCATGGTCTACGAAGCTAATCTAATCCGTTTTTTTATCATCGTtgctttatatttattgtatgtttatCATTTAGATATAAAGTCAGTACATTTTCATTAACTAAGGTTTATTTCTTTACAGATCTGGCTGTAGAAGATCTCTGCTCGCATAAATCGGAAGTTCAGAGTATAAAGAGGAGAACCTTTGAAAAGCCATCATGAATTTCTTGCTAAAGGCAGCTATGGGAGGTAagtgcatatacagtatatacggAATAGAAGTTACAATGAAAGACTTGAGCCAGAGGCAGCTCCAGTGCTGCAGCAGCGGTCACGTGTGCGCGCTCTCTGGGATCGTTGGGTGTTAAACTTTATGCACCGAAGAGAACGGCTTGCTACTGTCTAAAAGCAACACTAGACGGCGTTTGGCAACTCCAGTGTGCAGCAGATCGTACCGGAGACATTATTATTCATCTGAGGAAGGCGCTCTCAGCGCAGTGCTGCTGCTGCCCCGAATGTTTTATGACATTCATCCACGTTATTCATCAAAGGCGCTCTATAGGCTACCGAACGATGATGTTCACATTAAAGTCATTAAATCTGTTTGAGTGATTTCTGCGCCACTAGCAGaactaaagaaaaaagaaaccaaTTTAAAACACCACAGACCAATTGCCATTGGCGAGTTTTCGGATTGGCTGCACAGACAAGTGTAATTTTTCACAGAATTAGGGAAGTGGTTTTTTTTAggacatttatttacattgatGCATTACGCAGAGTCTATAATCCAACGTAATGTGTAGTGTatttaagaaatgcaaaaaaaattatgtgcaTTCACTGGTAACCTTGGTGGTAGTACCATAGGGCTGCTACCAGTTGACCTTCCTTTAAGTGGTTTTGGTATCACCAAAAACACGCAAGTTTAGGAATACAACTTTTTAGACCTTTTTTTCACTGTTTAGTCATCATTTAGtgataatatattatacaaacagccagagaaaaaattaagagacctttccacattttcatgtcaaatcacatttgttagatatattgtggtcattccagtccagtgtttatTGAATTTCAAGTAAATGTCatcaaacagcaatgtgaaagactgacagcatgacaagacacatggaaACATGTAAtgaaaatcaaggttatcacataaaaaaatatttttgaactttcCCTTAATTCAAGTACTAATATAtgtgttgtgttgcttaaaagtgtacatgaacttgttttctttgaactTTGACGTCCGAAAAAACagtgcatcttttctgttattttggcctgtttctccagttatccgttatttatacaaacattatttatatttgaaatttggtaaaaatatcgttagtagttcacagaatgaatgaaaaaagattattttacctaaacccatacctataaatagtagtACTTTTGtgtgatattattttattttattcatcttCTGTGTGCGAAGTGATCTGGGGTTAATACTGTAACCCAAAAGCTGTGCTGTTCATATATGTGCTTTCATACTCAAGTCAGAGTGTTTTTGGCTGTGGAGCAGCACCACAAAGCAGCTGACTGCAGCAGAGAGCAGCATTAAGAGCACCATCTGCCCTGACCTTCCTcagattaaatattttacacacaaacCTCAGAGCAGATCAATAGTCAATGATCAAAGACTTTTATGGGAAAAAACATTATGTGAAAACATTATGTGAAATGGCAGCTTtgttttaaccttttaaaagaAAACCTCTTGATGCCATCTGGGTAGATATTCGATAccagaaatgaaatgaagttaGCGCCATATGTTCCCGTTTTGAAGTAAACTACACTGGCAAATTTTGTCCGTCACTGTCACTGTTGTTTGAATATGGTGCTTTTTTCATAGCGCTGTCCGTGGTACTGAAATTTaagcaaaaaatgtttaaagtcaaGGACAGAATAggataaatataaaatagacTTACTTTGTTTATTGTGCTGGTGTTAAATAAGATTCACTCTCTGGAATCAAAAACATGAAGGTCTCAGgtatacaaaataaacaggttTCCCCCCTCTCAATAGGTCtatagaaaatgtattgtttttctaaTCCTACAATGGTTCTGGCACAAATGTTGTTCCACGACCAGTGTTGATCTAGGAACATGATGGTGAAATCACATTTACCTATCATCCACATTCTCTTTTCACTTCACTTTTCACAGAAAGAGGTTTTAGAATGTAACCTTCTTCATGACATTTGTGAGTTTGTATTATCCAAAGGTTGATGCTTTTGGCGACAGAATGCCAAAAATTCACCCTTGTGTCTTATCGGAAGCCAGTTAAGGCGCGTCTTTCCAGAAAAAGCTTTTTGACCAGTCAGTAACGTATGCCTGTTCCTGCGAAGATTCTTAATCCCTGGGTTTGGATTTCTTGCTGCGGTTGGATAAATTCTTCACTGACATTTTTACCCATTTTCCGCTGATGTTCTGGGATTTGTCTGTATGCCTCTAGGTCACTTGATCTGCTCAGTTGAAGCTGCCAGTCTGGCCCTGAATGTATTATTTCTACAATTTTATGAGTCGGTTGTGCATTTTCTAATATTATCAGACTTCTCTTGTTTTTTGGTCACTTTCTTGCAAATATTTGGACCAATATTTAAAAGTACTACCCAACAAATACATCATTCACACCGTGTCCACACCGGACACGGCATGATGCGAAAGGAGACAAAAGAACGTATTAGAACCCattatcattttacattttgtccacactttATGCGGCCCAACGCCATAATCTGATTAGAACAAAGCCGTGTGTCGCATCGCGCCCCgcccggtgtagacacggtgtgagatttattatattattgtacgcatgtttaaaattgttaattttttaAGGTGGTCATGTTTGATTAGAACATCATGTTTGACAAAGACATTCTGCCAGGTTATGTTGACCTCATAGCTGATGTTTCAATAACTTTGACCAGTCTGGACCAGCGAATCACTATGCTCGGAATAAACCTTATTAAACCATAAACATTCAGAAACTGGTTTTACATAGATTTTCCAGACTGTGCTACAGGCCCAATAAGTCACTAttcttaaataattaaaaaaaggaatatACACATTATTGCTTGTTTACTATAACTAATGCAAAAATGAACAAttgaaatgcaattttaaaacaatgagTATTTTATGTCTAAATTTAATATCTATATAATTTCAAAACCAAACACAACACTGCGTAGGTGGATGTGCCCTGAATTTCTCATTTCCAGTTTAAGGAACATATTTGTttgtaatgtataatgtatgtgTCTTTTCTGTCCGAAGGAGGTCCCCCCGACGTCGGTAAAATGATGGGGGGAGATGATAAAGATGACAAAGACCCTGAagcagaaaaagagaaagaagaacagAGGCAGGAAGCTTTGCGACAGGAGGAGGATGAGAGGAAGGCCAAACACGCCAAGATGGAGGCAGAGCGGGAAAACATAAGACAGGGCATCAGAGATAAGGTAAGTCATCGTCATTGAAACATGGTTTGCATCACGTTTGTAAACGTGACCTGACAAACATTACCAATTTCTTTAAGCAACAGTTTAAATTCTTGTGGTATGTACAAAAAAGTTAGAGCACATAAACATGATACTATTGCTATTGCACTGCTTAAACTACAGCAACGCTCACATTATAATggtaattgtattgttttttatggAAACTACAGCCTACTGGTCTCTGTGGGTCTCGGATAATGTGTTGGATTTCTTTGAGCGGTTTGTTATCTGGTGGATGGGAACTAATGGAACACCGTTAAATCTTAATGGAAATAAGGCCCAAAACACATAAAGAAAATTTGTAATggttgtactgaaaacagctgATGGCTTCTGTTGAAACCATTCGAATTTGTATGGCTTTTTCAGTTATTGATGGTGTTCTCTATGTTTTGGTCTCTCGCATCAGTACGGCATTAAGAAACGAGAGGAGGCAGAAGCCGAGGCACAGGCAGCTATGGAGCAAGCCAGCGAAGGCAGTCTGACTCGTCCAAAGAAGGCGGTACCGTCCGGCTGCGGCGACGAGGACGAGGAAGAAAACATTATGGATACGGTGATGAAGTATCTACCCGGCCCATTGCAGGACATGCTGAGGAAGTAATACTCCGATCTTGAGCACATGTCGCTAGATATTATTTTAGTGTGTACCGACCGAGAGAAAGGGAGCAAATTACGGTACACCTGACTAGTCCATTCACCTTTCACACATTTTGATTCGTGGAGAGCTTTAGATATTAGTGACAGATCAATCAAGTGAGAGGGGTTAAATATCAGAATATAAGCCATATTTTAACTTTACTGGGAAACCTGAATCACATCATCTGCAGTTTCTTAATCAATACTTAAACAGCAATATATATGCATGAATTGTGTCTGTCGTGTGTCTATTCCACTGTTTTGTATCATTGGTCGATACGGTTTTCCACGTTCATTCTGCATTCGATGTGAAGAAAAAATGCACTGTTAACCTTGTTGAACACATTGCATGTCTCCATAGTGTTTATGTGCTCATCGTGTTTCGTCGTTGGAAAGATTGCAATCATTTAAAAGAAGGCAATAACATTTTCCCATGCTGTAAGCTAACTGACAGCTACCTTTGTACATTTCTTAGTTGATTCTGGGCGACTCTTGTCACGTTTCATGCACTATAATAGCGTCAGCCTGGAACATTTAATGCCTCAATTCAGTTTAACAGTGTCGCTGAGAGAGACGCATTCTCACGCCTctgtttttgtgctttaaaaCCGATTCTGAATTTATCGGAAGTATAAAGAGGGAACGTGCAATTTTCAATTTGAAGATCAAGCTCAGTTTCACAGGGACGGAGGCGCTTGGCGCGTTTGACGGGACTGTCATTTCTTTGGGCTAGACTCATGGGGAATTGTGAGTGATCCAGAACATtcagcaataaaaacacattctgttTGCTTGGCTTGCAGTAAAACCAGAAATAAAATCATTAGCGTATGAATGGATGGGATGGTTTAAGAAGGGATGAAATGTGATCTGTCTCAAGAGCTGATGAGTATGGCACTGTAATAAACCAATCTCACAtctaaaatctgtgcttttttattgtaaatacagTACACTCTCTGTTCCTTTTCAACACCTTTTGTGTTATGAAGTTTTAACACATATGTCATTAATAGTACACTATGGGTGGGCTTCCCATAAAGGGTTTAAAACTAGTACAAGGCCAAAATAAAGGATAGTGCTGTCTAAATTGAAAAAAGCTTGCtctgacatttttaaaatacattggtacgattgttttgttttaaaatgttatattttgtaaagcatgtttgtaaaaaattacttaaaggtcctaatttaactaaggcctagtcctggtttaaactaatccctaatgtgtcattttatgttaattgtgcattaaataaataaaatgtacaactCAAGGTTAAAACTAACAGAATCTGTTGAGGAC harbors:
- the cplx2a gene encoding complexin 2, like, which gives rise to MNFLLKAAMGGGPPDVGKMMGGDDKDDKDPEAEKEKEEQRQEALRQEEDERKAKHAKMEAERENIRQGIRDKYGIKKREEAEAEAQAAMEQASEGSLTRPKKAVPSGCGDEDEEENIMDTVMKYLPGPLQDMLRK